The genomic DNA aattaatttttacttttctcaGTTGTTACATCCGCCGTACTGCCATGGAATTTAAATCGTACAGCTATTTGTTTTATGGTTCTACAGGTTGCATCTCCTTTCCCACCTTCTGATAAAATTGGCATCAATTCTGTTCAAAGAGAGGCTGAAGAGATAATTCCCATGAAGCAGATGAAAATGGACTGGGTTCCTTATATTCCCCTGGAGAAGAGGTCttaatttgtgatttttcATAGCATCTTTTAGATTCTaaataagttttattattgatcATGCTATCTAATTCTTCTTCAGAGATAGAAGAGTTGATAAATTGAAATCTCAAATATTCATCCTCAGCTGCACTCAGAGAAGGTACTAATATGACTACGAGCATGACTCTCCACTTCTTTTTCGATgtagttattatttttgaaatactaCTTCAACAAAAGTTTGTTTATTACTAACcttcaattgtttttctttacaaatgaCCTGATGcttgtgtaaatatttttgcagAGCTGCTTTGAagcatttaaaaatagatCGTCTCAAGAAATATGAGTATTGCTTACCCTGTAAGTTCTTCAACCATTTGGTTGCTAATTTCAtgattgatatttttgttgcaTGAGAGGGGAAGAGCTGAAAGTTTTTgcgaagagaaaatgaaatatctccttgattagaaaaaattatctcTAACTGTAATTTTCTACCCAGGCATTCTACTGATTTTTAATGCCATCTAGATAATCTGACTAATGGTTATCATTTAAGTCTATATAAGTTTGTCATATACATACCtcatgcttttttttcttccttttctggCAGACTTTTACCAACCCTTTAAGGATGATGAATTTGAACAAAGCACTGAGGTTCCAATTATTTTCCCAGTAGACCCAAAGCCAGTAAGCTTTTAATCCATgctgttttttaaaaaaggctCATGAATGCATAGTATGTAGGGAATAGATTAGTTGAGCATGAGCATCTTTTTCACAATCTGAAATATATATGCTCATATTTTCAGATTTTGATGCCCATTTGGATTAGGATGATCATGCAAGAGTACTGCAAAATCTATATGTAagtttaacatttttgttatctGCAGGTTTTCTGTGAATTTGATTGGGAATTTGATGAACTCGAGGTACAAGTTATTAATTCAAATGACTGTCTTAATTATTACCTTTTAATAGCATAGGTTGCCGATCGTTTCTGAAAGTTCTCTTTCACTGGAAATTTCCCTAGAGTTTTatctttatgctttttttttcatgtgtcTTCAGGAGTTCACGGATAAGTTGattgaggaagaagaattaTCTGAAAGTCAAAAGGATGCCTTCAAGGTAATAGTTTGTCTAGTGTTGTAGCCACGTTACTGTTATTTATCTTTATAAAAGCTTACCTGATGACAGTTCTCGATTTTTAGGATTTTGTAAGGGAGAAAGTTAGAGAGGCCAAGAAAGCTAATAGAGAGGTAAACGTCGTAGTCATATTGTTGTTATACCTGTTTTGTAATAAAGTTACAATTGCATACATATCTTATTCAGTTTTCCTTCAGGCTAGGGAAGCACGGAAAAAGGCCATTGAGGAAATGAGCAATGAAACTAAGGAAGCATTCGAGAAGATGAAATTTTACAAGTTCTACCCTGTACAAACACCTGATTCACCCGATATATCCAATGTTAAGGTAAGATTAACTCTGCTTTAAGCCTCTCGGCTAATGACAAGTGAGAAGTTCGATCTTGAACTGCATCTTTTTATAAACCTCATTTCAATTTATGAACAATGCTACAAACTACCAactattacaaaatattagagaGCTTCTCATCCTTTCCAAACCTGAACTTAAGGAATATGATTTTTGAAGCTCACTCCTTATCAGCTGACATTCTCTAAGTACTCTTTCTAGCTCATGCATGGCATATATTGTATGCCTATAGCTATGAATTATTTACCTCTTTAACCAGTAATCCAGTTGCTTTCCCTTCATACTCATTTAAGCTAATACACATTTACAACCGAGCATGGTTGACCTATTGGTCaataaatatcaatgaaaattgtaaatgactaaaaaaaggaaagagttAAAGCCATAAATTCCAATATTTTAATGATACATTCTCAACAATCTCAATAAGTAATTTCCTCTCACATGGTTTTGCCCTCATTTTGCAATGTACGCTAACATTTAGGGCTTTCCAGGCTCCATTTATAAATAGGTACTACGGAAAGGCTCATGAAGTTCTGTGATATCTCATACCATGGCTAGCACAAGATAGAAATTGTTACGAAGCTCCACTTCGTTCCACATCTTGCTCAACATTCGAAGGTATTGCTTCTGTTATGCCAAAACTGAGACGCCAATGCCTATTGACTTCTTTTATTGATCTAGCAAGAAAAAATGACGGGATCTTGAGCAAT from Cucumis sativus cultivar 9930 unplaced genomic scaffold, Cucumber_9930_V3 scaffold78, whole genome shotgun sequence includes the following:
- the LOC116401614 gene encoding protein HEAT INTOLERANT 4-like, whose translation is MRKGTKRKAARKEEDKPAEPKPDKAPSRAKRTKLPKPESEPEYFEDKRNMEDLWKAAFPVGTEWDQLDSVYQFNWNFSNLEDAFEEGGKLYGEKVYLFGCTEPQLVPFKGENKVICIPVVVAVASPFPPSDKIGINSVQREAEEIIPMKQMKMDWVPYIPLEKRDRRVDKLKSQIFILSCTQRRAALKHLKIDRLKKYEYCLPYFYQPFKDDEFEQSTEVPIIFPVDPKPVFCEFDWEFDELEEFTDKLIEEEELSESQKDAFKDFVREKVREAKKANREAREARKKAIEEMSNETKEAFEKMKFYKFYPVQTPDSPDISNVKAPFINRYYGKAHEVL